The proteins below come from a single Gimesia alba genomic window:
- a CDS encoding peptidyl-alpha-hydroxyglycine alpha-amidating lyase family protein, translated as MTAETFANKNQRAVEVGEKAFRYRVAENWPRLPPELNLIEVTAVATDSRNRVYVFNRGTHPVAIFNPDGTFKSTWGEGVFARAHGITIGPDDAVYCVDDLDHTVKKFSADGEFLMTLGTSGHFSDTGATSVDYRNIQRAGAPFNFPTNLAISPCGDLYVADGYGNARIHRFTADGELLLSWGEPGDGPGQFHIPHGIAVDHSGIIYVADRENSRIQIFTAEGQYVTAWNDVARPCEVFIDHASNVYVAELGFRAGMWSDTHPPTPDATGGRMSVFNLQGELQSRWGGGETPCSPGDFFAPHDVWVDSDGDVYVSEVTMSAGGNRGLVSPDCHTLQKFIHQSKEVLR; from the coding sequence ATGACAGCTGAGACCTTTGCTAACAAAAATCAAAGAGCCGTTGAAGTCGGCGAGAAGGCATTCCGCTATCGCGTCGCGGAGAACTGGCCGAGACTGCCCCCCGAATTGAATTTGATCGAAGTCACTGCGGTTGCGACAGACTCGCGTAATCGAGTGTATGTTTTCAATCGCGGCACACATCCGGTTGCGATCTTCAATCCGGATGGAACGTTCAAATCTACGTGGGGCGAAGGCGTTTTCGCGCGAGCACACGGAATTACCATCGGGCCGGACGATGCGGTTTATTGCGTTGACGACCTAGATCATACGGTTAAGAAATTTTCCGCCGACGGCGAGTTCTTAATGACCTTAGGCACCAGCGGGCATTTTTCTGACACCGGTGCGACCAGCGTGGATTACCGCAACATTCAACGTGCCGGAGCCCCTTTCAATTTTCCTACAAATCTGGCAATCTCGCCCTGTGGCGATCTCTACGTGGCCGATGGTTACGGTAACGCACGCATCCATCGATTCACGGCAGACGGGGAACTGCTGTTGTCCTGGGGAGAACCCGGCGATGGTCCGGGACAGTTTCATATCCCGCACGGTATCGCCGTTGATCACAGCGGAATAATTTATGTTGCCGATCGTGAAAACAGTCGGATTCAGATTTTCACCGCCGAAGGTCAATATGTCACCGCATGGAACGATGTCGCCCGTCCCTGTGAAGTGTTTATCGATCACGCTTCCAACGTGTATGTCGCTGAGCTGGGGTTTCGCGCAGGGATGTGGTCAGACACGCATCCACCAACGCCCGACGCCACCGGCGGTCGAATGAGTGTCTTCAATCTGCAGGGAGAACTGCAGTCCCGCTGGGGAGGTGGCGAGACCCCCTGCTCTCCTGGAGATTTCTTTGCTCCGCATGACGTCTGGGTCGATTCAGATGGCGATGTTTATGTCAGTGAAGTCACCATGTCTGCGGGAGGCAACCGAGGGCTGGTTTCGCCGGACTGCCACACTCTTCAGAAATTCATTCATCAATCGAAAGAGGTGTTACGATGA
- a CDS encoding malate/lactate/ureidoglycolate dehydrogenase has protein sequence MKFQHDHLISLAAEIFAAAGCQPDEAHRVGRRLVEANLVGHDSHGVIRIPSYVEWLRNGKVLANQPIRIVSENDVIAVVDGQFGLGQSVGETAIQLGINKAAQQGVSVIALRNAGHLGRIGDWAEMAAEAGMISLHFVNTSGAGMLVAPFGGIDRRLSANPFTAGVPAGEGKPIILDMSACTVAEGKIRLALNQGKMVSDGCLIDSEGNPTNDPRHFYGDPPGAILPISGHKGSGLSLIIELLAGALTGSSCTNPENAWRVANGMLSIIIDRSFFGSANEFFPEMERFVTFVKSSRTVIDNGEILMPGELEQRTRARRLESGIELDEITWKQICETCQLLDIKHGFAEADLTVQTFQDSQITMPGCEPISGKSGSRIHE, from the coding sequence ATGAAATTTCAACACGACCATCTGATATCACTCGCAGCAGAGATATTCGCAGCAGCAGGCTGCCAACCGGATGAAGCACACCGCGTTGGCCGGCGCCTCGTTGAGGCGAACCTCGTCGGACACGATTCCCATGGCGTAATTCGTATTCCTTCGTACGTGGAATGGTTGCGCAACGGAAAAGTACTTGCCAATCAACCGATTCGGATCGTCAGTGAGAATGACGTGATTGCCGTGGTCGATGGACAATTCGGTCTGGGACAAAGCGTCGGAGAAACAGCGATTCAACTTGGCATCAACAAAGCAGCCCAACAGGGAGTCTCGGTGATCGCATTACGAAATGCGGGGCATCTGGGACGCATCGGTGACTGGGCGGAAATGGCAGCAGAAGCCGGGATGATCTCTCTGCATTTTGTCAATACGAGTGGAGCGGGAATGCTGGTTGCTCCGTTCGGTGGAATCGATCGTCGGCTCTCGGCGAATCCGTTCACTGCCGGGGTGCCTGCTGGAGAGGGAAAGCCAATCATTCTTGATATGTCGGCCTGTACTGTCGCCGAGGGAAAGATTCGTCTTGCCCTCAATCAGGGAAAGATGGTTTCAGACGGTTGCCTGATTGATTCAGAAGGGAATCCGACCAATGACCCCCGGCACTTTTATGGAGATCCACCGGGCGCGATTCTCCCCATTTCCGGTCATAAAGGTTCCGGCCTTTCGTTGATCATCGAACTACTCGCCGGCGCGCTCACAGGCAGTTCGTGTACGAATCCGGAAAACGCCTGGCGGGTGGCAAACGGGATGCTGTCGATTATCATTGACCGTAGTTTCTTTGGCTCTGCAAATGAATTCTTTCCAGAGATGGAACGTTTTGTTACATTCGTTAAGAGTTCACGAACCGTAATCGACAATGGTGAGATTCTCATGCCAGGCGAACTGGAACAGCGAACCAGGGCCCGGCGATTGGAATCTGGTATTGAATTAGACGAAATTACCTGGAAGCAAATCTGCGAAACATGTCAGTTACTGGACATCAAACATGGTTTTGCAGAAGCCGACCTGACAGTTCAGACATTCCAGGATAGTCAAATCACCATGCCGGGCTGTGAGCCCATTTCAGGCAAATCAGGGAGCCGGATCCATGAGTAG
- a CDS encoding cupin domain-containing protein, translating into MSSTQQQGRQEVIVSVNESSIVSLTENVEFQALISGDLGSQGLSTGIAIFQPDAVLPAHVHPVSEVIVPLSGKIHVIVEGRRYVLEQYDALHVPAGLPHWVHSDLSEQPVSCFVAFASEQPTREWVEKKFSIEDCSETNPSSAEHLTRFETASVYELSSGALFRDLFARRYGSRGICGGYGLFQPGASLPCHIHGFDESITIIEGTAVCQVAGSEYELSDCDTAGIPQDRPHRFINRSKRPMAMIWVYAGDEPDRTILEQCCCEEA; encoded by the coding sequence ATGAGTAGTACACAACAGCAGGGACGACAGGAAGTCATCGTGTCCGTGAATGAATCATCAATCGTTTCGCTGACTGAAAATGTTGAATTCCAAGCACTGATTTCAGGCGATCTGGGTTCGCAAGGACTCTCTACTGGAATCGCAATATTTCAACCAGATGCCGTCCTTCCAGCCCATGTGCATCCGGTCAGCGAAGTGATCGTTCCCCTTTCGGGAAAGATCCATGTTATCGTTGAAGGACGCCGCTATGTACTAGAGCAGTACGACGCCCTGCATGTGCCGGCCGGGTTACCCCATTGGGTTCACAGTGATCTGAGTGAACAGCCGGTTTCCTGCTTCGTGGCTTTTGCCAGCGAGCAACCAACGCGGGAGTGGGTGGAAAAGAAGTTTTCTATTGAAGACTGCTCAGAGACCAATCCCTCGTCTGCCGAGCACTTGACTCGATTTGAAACAGCGTCTGTTTACGAGCTATCATCAGGGGCTCTTTTTCGTGATTTGTTTGCCCGTCGGTATGGTTCCCGGGGAATTTGTGGCGGCTACGGCCTGTTTCAGCCAGGCGCTTCGCTGCCGTGCCATATCCATGGGTTTGATGAATCGATTACAATTATTGAAGGGACGGCGGTCTGTCAGGTCGCGGGAAGTGAATATGAATTGTCCGACTGCGATACAGCGGGCATCCCGCAAGACCGTCCGCACCGATTTATAAATCGGTCCAAGCGTCCCATGGCAATGATCTGGGTGTATGCCGGCGATGAGCCGGACCGGACGATATTGGAGCAGTGTTGTTGTGA